The window CCATCACTGAGCAAGAGATCAACCGCCTACAAGCCCAACTGGCCATCGCTCAAACAGCCCGAATCTCCTACGCCAACGCTCTCAAAAGTGCTCTTCCCGTTGGAGACACCATCAAGTTCTCTTGATACATGGGTCTACAGCTGATCTCTCTGCCAATCAAAATGTCCAAGCCATTTAGGATTTCCATTCTGACCAAT is drawn from Limnohabitans sp. 103DPR2 and contains these coding sequences:
- a CDS encoding DUF6447 family protein — protein: MPIIKIDNKDYDSDSLSTEAKQQLQMLSITEQEINRLQAQLAIAQTARISYANALKSALPVGDTIKFS